A genomic region of Candidatus Binatia bacterium contains the following coding sequences:
- a CDS encoding sigma-70 family RNA polymerase sigma factor: MARTLRGDSEAFATLVERYDRAVYHLSYRTLHDVEEARDATQEAFFKAFRSLRTFKPGSKFSTWIFAIAYHACCDRLNRRKRYAGDELPDRADPAPGPEHQVIALDEASRLRAAIEALPEKYRTVVTLFHLQGRQYDEIATVLGLPMGTVKTHLFRAKEQLRRLLGGMEVTE; encoded by the coding sequence GTGGCGAGGACCCTTCGGGGCGACTCCGAGGCCTTCGCCACGCTCGTGGAGCGGTACGACCGAGCCGTCTATCATCTTTCGTATCGCACGCTGCACGACGTCGAGGAGGCTCGCGATGCAACCCAAGAGGCGTTCTTCAAAGCCTTCCGCAGCCTGCGGACGTTCAAGCCCGGCTCGAAATTCTCGACCTGGATCTTCGCAATCGCCTACCACGCATGCTGCGACCGGCTCAACCGGCGCAAGCGCTACGCGGGCGATGAACTCCCCGATCGCGCCGACCCGGCGCCCGGCCCGGAGCACCAGGTGATCGCCCTCGACGAAGCGTCGCGCCTGCGCGCCGCCATAGAAGCCCTTCCCGAGAAGTACCGGACGGTGGTGACGCTTTTCCACTTACAGGGACGGCAGTACGACGAGATCGCAACGGTGCTCGGATTGCCGATGGGAACGGTAAAGACGCATTTGTTTCGCGCGAAGGAGCAGCTACGCAGGCTTCTCGGCGGAATGGAGGTAACGGAATGA
- a CDS encoding response regulator transcription factor, translated as MEKHAQERRPYRVLVIEDDAAISRVLQLELEHERYEVDVARDGLSGLEKALKEPDLVILDLMLPRMDGIEVCKRIRAKSRVPIIMLTARDRVPDRVEGLDVGADDYVTKPFSTEELLARVRARLRERTPVGNVIEYRDVVMDRDRHEVHRGGQPITLTAKEYALLEYLLLHRNKVHTRDELFNGVWGSDFLGDSNLIDVYIRYLRGKIDDGFEDKLITTVRGVGYTIKD; from the coding sequence ATGGAGAAGCACGCGCAGGAGCGACGTCCCTATAGAGTCCTCGTCATCGAGGACGACGCGGCCATCAGCCGCGTTCTTCAGCTCGAGCTAGAGCACGAGCGTTACGAGGTCGACGTCGCGCGCGACGGCCTGTCCGGCCTAGAGAAAGCGCTCAAAGAACCCGATCTCGTCATCCTCGACTTGATGCTTCCGCGCATGGACGGCATCGAAGTCTGCAAACGTATCCGCGCGAAGAGCCGCGTGCCGATCATCATGCTCACCGCGCGCGATCGCGTCCCCGATCGCGTCGAGGGCCTCGACGTCGGCGCGGACGATTACGTCACGAAGCCTTTCTCTACCGAGGAGCTGCTGGCGCGGGTTCGCGCCCGCCTGCGCGAGCGCACGCCCGTCGGCAACGTCATCGAGTATCGCGACGTCGTGATGGACCGGGATCGTCACGAGGTTCACCGCGGCGGACAGCCGATCACGCTGACCGCCAAGGAGTACGCGCTCCTCGAGTATCTTCTGCTCCACCGCAACAAGGTGCACACCCGCGACGAGCTCTTCAACGGCGTCTGGGGGAGCGATTTCCTCGGCGACTCCAATCTCATTGACGTCTACATCCGCTACCTGCGCGGCAAGATCGACGACGGATTCGAAGACAAGCTGATCACCACCGTACGAGGCGTCGGCTACACGATCAAGGATTGA